A genomic region of Synechococcus sp. NOUM97013 contains the following coding sequences:
- a CDS encoding tellurite resistance TerB family protein yields MTDADAFAAIALAAVACDGALGREEAHALRRSLEFRTPYKNCTDQEMGSLFDRLLHTLRESGVNKLVDEALPALTSLQQETALALAVQLAYADRKVTPEENTFLKQLCERVSLPEGRAEAVMGAIMSLHRDSLSS; encoded by the coding sequence ATGACCGACGCAGATGCTTTTGCCGCCATTGCTCTTGCAGCTGTCGCCTGTGATGGAGCCCTCGGTCGCGAGGAAGCGCACGCCCTAAGACGCTCACTGGAATTTCGGACGCCCTACAAAAACTGCACAGATCAGGAGATGGGTTCCCTGTTCGATCGCCTGTTGCACACACTCCGAGAATCCGGAGTGAACAAGCTGGTCGATGAGGCTTTACCGGCCTTGACTTCTCTCCAGCAGGAAACAGCCCTTGCACTCGCTGTTCAGCTTGCTTATGCCGATCGCAAGGTCACCCCTGAAGAGAACACTTTCCTGAAGCAACTCTGCGAGCGTGTGTCTCTGCCGGAGGGTCGCGCTGAAGCGGTGATGGGGGCGATCATGTCTCTGCACCGCGACAGCTTGTCCAGCTGA
- a CDS encoding cofactor assembly of complex C subunit B, producing the protein MPGSARLCLFSGLLVLGLAVFNALSADTFPPALQRAEVLAGMAGVGLMLVAVLWTRAVPLNPEAVKLEGDQGLVIAEGLTNELRTELAWGSHQFLTATSAASMLVYWDDTVLIRRGLITDRVFHPGEICRRCMKRQELISLVKTALYPGREEFDAVLPGLPAVMVQPLGERGWIVLGGWSERCFTLADERWLKGWAERLRTELERTAADGPAVNPALQPGT; encoded by the coding sequence ATGCCCGGCTCTGCACGCCTCTGTTTGTTCTCTGGCCTTCTTGTGCTGGGCTTGGCCGTGTTCAATGCACTTTCAGCTGACACATTCCCACCAGCGCTCCAGAGAGCCGAAGTCCTAGCGGGCATGGCTGGCGTTGGCTTGATGCTTGTCGCGGTGTTGTGGACCCGCGCTGTGCCCCTGAACCCTGAGGCTGTGAAGCTTGAGGGTGATCAGGGTCTGGTGATCGCGGAGGGGCTGACGAATGAACTGCGGACAGAGCTCGCCTGGGGTAGTCACCAATTTCTGACGGCCACATCAGCAGCGTCGATGCTTGTGTACTGGGATGACACCGTTCTGATTCGACGAGGGTTGATCACTGACCGCGTGTTTCACCCCGGTGAAATCTGTCGCCGCTGCATGAAGCGTCAGGAATTGATTTCGCTGGTCAAGACAGCGTTGTATCCCGGCCGAGAGGAATTTGATGCTGTCTTGCCCGGCTTGCCTGCGGTCATGGTGCAACCTTTGGGAGAACGGGGCTGGATCGTGTTGGGTGGCTGGTCGGAACGTTGCTTCACCCTTGCTGATGAGCGCTGGCTCAAAGGATGGGCTGAGCGACTCAGAACTGAACTGGAGCGGACTGCTGCCGACGGTCCGGCGGTGAATCCTGCTCTTCAGCCTGGAACCTGA
- a CDS encoding ribonuclease catalytic domain-containing protein, with the protein MNDQLVQTLKSARVLPERHELRALLIDLDQWDPHQISAMGGTTWSNGFSDALVQQVELLMADHESPRPGDDKRLDLTGQASFTIDDAETRDIDDAVALERRDDGSQRLWIHIADPGRLIDEDSLLDQEARRRGSSLYLSRGILPMFPSELSTGPFSLLAGQRNPAWSTWVELDDHGDIANYGIQRSWVKPRYRLTYEDADELIDFAPPEEADLADLHALLERRRQWRVSQGALVMDLPEGRIRCRDEALSVQITEPGPARSMVAEAMILAGAVAAQFGLDHDLALPYRSQLPGDLPSPAQLEDLPEGAVRFAAIKRGLSRGLMGTQPAAHFSLGLPAYAQATSPIRRYGDLVVQRQIAAVLDGLEPRSEEDLQALLEQFDGAVREGISIAREDQRHWQQIWFEQHQDQSWSADFLRWLRPQDRLGLVRIEALAMDLAAECPQGSNPGDALALTVHHVDSQRDQLQLVAREA; encoded by the coding sequence TTGAACGATCAGCTGGTTCAGACGCTGAAGTCAGCCCGCGTGCTGCCAGAACGCCATGAACTGCGCGCTCTTCTGATCGACCTCGATCAGTGGGATCCTCATCAGATCTCCGCGATGGGCGGCACCACCTGGAGCAACGGTTTCAGCGACGCGCTGGTCCAACAGGTGGAACTGCTCATGGCAGACCATGAGAGCCCCCGACCCGGTGATGACAAGCGTCTTGATCTCACAGGGCAAGCCAGCTTCACGATTGATGATGCCGAGACACGCGACATTGATGATGCGGTCGCACTGGAACGTCGGGACGACGGCTCCCAACGTCTTTGGATCCACATTGCCGACCCTGGCCGGCTGATTGACGAAGACTCACTGTTGGATCAGGAAGCTCGCCGACGTGGCAGCAGCCTGTATCTCTCGAGGGGAATTCTTCCCATGTTTCCCTCGGAACTCTCCACAGGACCGTTCAGCCTTCTTGCCGGTCAACGCAATCCTGCCTGGAGCACCTGGGTTGAACTCGATGATCACGGTGACATCGCGAATTACGGCATCCAAAGAAGCTGGGTGAAGCCGCGCTATCGACTCACTTATGAGGATGCAGACGAGCTGATCGATTTTGCGCCGCCGGAAGAAGCCGATCTGGCGGACCTGCATGCCTTGCTGGAACGGCGGCGGCAGTGGCGTGTGTCGCAAGGAGCTTTGGTGATGGATCTTCCAGAGGGACGCATTCGCTGCCGTGATGAGGCATTGAGCGTGCAGATCACCGAGCCGGGACCCGCCCGTTCGATGGTGGCTGAAGCGATGATCCTGGCGGGAGCTGTCGCGGCTCAATTTGGTCTGGATCATGACCTGGCGCTCCCTTACCGCAGTCAGTTACCTGGAGATCTGCCCTCACCGGCCCAACTCGAAGATCTCCCGGAAGGCGCCGTGCGTTTTGCAGCGATCAAACGCGGTCTCAGCCGAGGACTGATGGGAACCCAACCTGCGGCCCATTTCAGCCTCGGGTTACCGGCCTACGCGCAGGCCACCTCACCCATCCGCCGCTATGGCGATCTCGTGGTGCAACGGCAGATCGCCGCTGTGCTCGATGGCCTGGAACCCCGTTCCGAAGAAGATCTTCAAGCACTGCTGGAGCAGTTCGACGGAGCCGTTCGCGAAGGGATCTCCATTGCCAGGGAAGACCAGCGCCACTGGCAACAGATCTGGTTCGAACAGCACCAGGATCAGAGCTGGAGCGCCGATTTTCTGCGCTGGCTGAGACCGCAGGATCGTCTGGGGTTAGTCCGCATCGAGGCTCTCGCCATGGATCTGGCTGCCGAATGTCCACAAGGGTCTAACCCTGGAGACGCGTTGGCATTAACAGTCCACCACGTTGACTCACAACGCGATCAACTCCAACTCGTCGCCAGAGAAGCCTGA
- the lptC gene encoding LPS export ABC transporter periplasmic protein LptC, producing MQSRGALGVAALAVMTALSGCADGGSGTTSAAPPFVFRSLKLDQKKPDGLMDWSLNSPEARYELSRQLVRARQPIALLYKDGKPSFRVQSDLALVVNDGEQILLEGDVRLQQLNGTKLLIQGDRLRWKPEQGVLLIEQRPRATDGTSRIVATEAELQQRTNDLTLNGVVELERWDKDADASNADTTLRTGQAQWNLDSGILQAKGPVLGQRRDEEGTVLEQLEGLNLVGNTIQGDITVQAPVNVQIPREKGVLRAQDTTWNFREQTIRSEQSFEADLDEAQIFGGRFKANLNDTTVDVLSDCRIEQPGERLSADRCLWNWESAEVLAEGNVQLQREANNQITRASRLEGRVGEKGLITFTNPGGKVESQVRFQAEEQDSPPDRRQQSAPVQF from the coding sequence ATGCAGTCCAGAGGCGCGCTGGGGGTGGCTGCACTGGCGGTCATGACCGCGTTGAGCGGATGCGCTGATGGAGGGTCCGGCACCACGAGCGCAGCACCTCCGTTCGTGTTTCGCTCGCTGAAGCTTGATCAGAAAAAGCCCGACGGCTTGATGGATTGGAGTCTCAACAGTCCAGAAGCGCGTTATGAACTCAGCCGACAACTGGTCCGCGCCCGACAACCGATTGCTCTGCTCTACAAAGACGGCAAACCATCATTTCGAGTGCAATCGGATTTAGCGCTTGTTGTCAACGACGGAGAACAGATCCTGCTGGAAGGTGACGTCCGGCTTCAGCAGTTGAACGGAACGAAATTGTTAATCCAGGGAGACCGCTTGCGCTGGAAACCGGAACAAGGAGTGCTGCTGATCGAGCAGCGTCCTCGGGCCACGGATGGCACCTCACGGATTGTGGCCACTGAAGCGGAGCTGCAGCAACGGACCAACGACCTCACGCTCAATGGTGTGGTCGAGCTGGAACGCTGGGACAAGGATGCGGACGCATCCAACGCGGACACGACGTTGCGAACCGGTCAAGCCCAGTGGAATCTCGACAGCGGCATTTTGCAGGCGAAGGGTCCAGTGCTCGGTCAGCGTCGTGATGAAGAAGGAACGGTTCTGGAACAACTGGAAGGTCTGAACCTGGTTGGTAACACCATCCAAGGCGATATCACTGTGCAAGCACCGGTCAACGTCCAAATTCCTCGTGAAAAGGGCGTGCTTCGCGCTCAAGACACCACATGGAACTTCCGTGAACAGACCATCCGCAGCGAGCAATCCTTTGAGGCTGATCTGGATGAAGCGCAGATTTTTGGTGGGCGATTCAAAGCGAATCTCAACGACACCACGGTCGATGTTTTGTCGGATTGCAGGATTGAACAACCAGGTGAAAGGCTGAGTGCCGATCGATGCCTGTGGAACTGGGAATCAGCAGAGGTTCTCGCAGAAGGCAATGTTCAACTTCAGCGGGAGGCGAATAACCAGATCACACGGGCCAGTCGATTGGAAGGTCGTGTGGGTGAGAAGGGATTGATCACGTTCACCAACCCTGGAGGCAAGGTGGAATCTCAGGTCAGGTTCCAGGCTGAAGAGCAGGATTCACCGCCGGACCGTCGGCAGCAGTCCGCTCCAGTTCAGTTCTGA
- the rpmG gene encoding 50S ribosomal protein L33 has product MAKNKGVRIVITLECTECRSNPAKRSPGVSRYTTEKNRRNTTERLEIKKFCPHCNKMTLHKEIK; this is encoded by the coding sequence ATGGCCAAGAACAAGGGCGTCCGGATCGTGATCACTCTCGAGTGCACCGAATGCCGGTCCAATCCCGCCAAGCGTTCCCCCGGCGTGTCCCGTTACACGACCGAGAAGAACCGCCGGAACACCACCGAACGGCTGGAGATCAAAAAGTTCTGTCCCCACTGCAACAAGATGACTCTCCACAAGGAGATCAAGTGA
- the metG gene encoding methionine--tRNA ligase has translation MTYSLTTPLYYVNAKPHLGSTYTTIACDALARFQRLEGNAVVFITGVDEHGQKIQRTAESQQISPQDHCDLISRQYTQLWTDWGISNDRFVRTTSERHLPLVQEFFRRCEAAGHIRTGHQEGWYCVDCEEFKDDPADAESPDCPIHRKPLEWRDEENLFFCLSQFQEQIESLIAQPGFIAPGSRKREVENFVAGGLRDFSISRVNVSWGLPVPGHPGHTFYVWFDALLGYLTALLDDGGPVDLDRLASVGWPADVHVIGKDILRFHAVYWPAMLLSAGLPVPRRVFGHGFLTREGQKMGKSLGNVLDPEHLLQECGTDAVRWYLLRDIQFGEDGDFQQQRFLDLVNNDLANTIGNLLNRTSSMSRKWFDDSLPVDVDAVRSTHVLRDKAEQTTAVVRDSIRDLAFHKACEAILQLAIDANGFLNEQAPWSRMKQPGQEKQVGEDLYAVLECARFVGTLLRPIVPDLSARILSQLNLEPIQENWKNVLVWGQLTPGDSLPKPEPVMQRLELDAPL, from the coding sequence ATGACCTACAGCCTCACAACTCCGCTTTATTACGTCAACGCCAAGCCTCACCTTGGCAGCACCTACACCACGATCGCCTGTGATGCCCTAGCGCGGTTCCAACGCTTGGAAGGAAACGCCGTGGTGTTCATCACTGGTGTTGATGAGCACGGTCAAAAGATTCAGCGCACAGCGGAATCGCAGCAGATCAGTCCACAGGACCACTGCGATCTGATCTCACGCCAATACACCCAGCTGTGGACGGACTGGGGCATCAGCAACGACCGGTTCGTGCGCACCACCAGTGAGCGACACCTCCCCCTGGTTCAGGAGTTTTTCCGCCGCTGTGAGGCGGCTGGTCATATCCGCACAGGCCACCAGGAGGGTTGGTACTGCGTTGATTGCGAGGAATTCAAGGATGATCCAGCCGATGCGGAATCACCTGACTGTCCGATCCATCGCAAGCCCCTGGAGTGGCGCGATGAAGAGAACCTTTTCTTCTGCCTGTCGCAGTTTCAGGAACAAATCGAATCCCTCATCGCTCAACCGGGATTTATTGCCCCAGGCAGTCGCAAGCGTGAAGTGGAGAACTTTGTGGCCGGAGGCCTACGCGACTTTTCAATCTCCCGCGTCAATGTGTCGTGGGGTTTGCCAGTACCGGGGCATCCAGGCCATACCTTTTATGTGTGGTTCGATGCTCTGCTCGGGTACTTAACGGCTCTGCTCGACGACGGTGGTCCAGTCGACCTCGATCGACTGGCCTCAGTCGGATGGCCTGCCGATGTGCACGTGATTGGAAAGGACATCCTTCGTTTTCATGCTGTGTATTGGCCGGCAATGCTCCTGTCCGCAGGTTTGCCCGTGCCCAGAAGGGTCTTCGGTCATGGCTTCCTCACTCGGGAAGGCCAGAAGATGGGCAAGTCACTTGGCAATGTTCTCGACCCCGAACATCTCCTTCAAGAATGTGGCACCGATGCTGTGCGCTGGTATTTGCTGCGCGATATCCAATTCGGTGAAGACGGCGATTTCCAACAGCAACGCTTTTTAGATCTGGTCAACAACGATTTGGCTAACACCATCGGCAATCTGCTGAACCGAACCTCTTCCATGTCACGAAAATGGTTTGATGATTCCCTGCCTGTGGATGTTGACGCTGTTCGCTCAACCCACGTGCTGCGCGATAAAGCTGAGCAAACCACGGCGGTTGTTCGTGATTCGATTCGGGATCTTGCGTTCCATAAAGCCTGCGAGGCCATTCTCCAGCTGGCCATCGACGCCAATGGTTTTCTCAATGAACAGGCTCCTTGGAGCCGTATGAAACAACCCGGTCAGGAGAAACAGGTGGGCGAGGACCTCTATGCCGTTCTCGAATGCGCCCGTTTCGTCGGGACTCTTCTCCGCCCCATCGTTCCCGATCTAAGCGCCAGGATTCTCAGCCAGCTGAACCTTGAACCGATTCAAGAGAATTGGAAGAATGTCCTTGTCTGGGGTCAGCTGACCCCTGGAGATTCACTGCCAAAGCCTGAACCAGTGATGCAGCGTCTCGAACTCGACGCGCCGTTGTGA
- the rpsR gene encoding 30S ribosomal protein S18 — translation MSSSFFKKRLSPIKPGDPIDYKDVDLLKKFITERGKILPRRLTGLTAKQQRDLTNAVKRARIVALLPFVNPEG, via the coding sequence ATGTCCAGCTCTTTCTTCAAGAAGCGTCTTTCGCCGATCAAGCCTGGCGATCCCATCGATTACAAGGATGTGGATCTGCTCAAGAAGTTCATCACTGAGCGCGGCAAGATTCTTCCACGTCGTCTTACCGGACTTACCGCTAAGCAGCAACGCGATCTCACCAATGCTGTGAAGCGAGCTCGCATTGTGGCTCTTCTTCCCTTCGTGAATCCCGAGGGTTGA
- the psb32 gene encoding photosystem II repair protein Psb32: MNRITKLTGGLLATLLCFLLVAPTAMAVSAQDFPSAPPEESVVDSADVLSRASRNEITARLQELDQFHVDARLVTVRRLDYGLSLPAFGEELLGRWEAETRQTDRPLLIFLEESQSKQAAVVASPELLEQLPESLLRSTGRTTMSQPLRDGDRFRQATLDGVERIETVLNGGEDPGPPVQVERVALPTNVPTAEETQDSNAFTWVVVLLVVGTIVPMATWWIFSR, from the coding sequence ATGAACCGAATCACCAAGCTCACAGGCGGGTTGCTAGCAACTCTTCTCTGTTTCTTGCTCGTGGCCCCGACGGCCATGGCCGTTTCAGCTCAAGACTTTCCATCCGCACCTCCAGAGGAATCTGTTGTGGATTCAGCTGATGTTCTGAGTCGTGCCAGTCGCAACGAAATCACCGCACGCCTGCAGGAGTTGGATCAGTTTCATGTCGACGCGCGTCTGGTCACCGTGCGCCGTTTGGATTACGGCTTGAGCCTGCCAGCCTTCGGCGAAGAATTACTAGGGCGGTGGGAAGCCGAAACCCGTCAGACCGACCGTCCTTTGCTGATTTTCCTGGAAGAAAGTCAAAGCAAACAGGCTGCGGTGGTCGCATCGCCGGAGCTTTTGGAACAGTTGCCTGAATCGTTGCTGCGCAGCACCGGTCGGACCACGATGAGCCAACCACTGCGCGATGGAGATCGTTTCCGTCAGGCCACCCTGGATGGTGTGGAGCGCATCGAAACCGTTCTGAACGGTGGTGAAGATCCAGGCCCACCGGTGCAGGTCGAACGTGTAGCGCTCCCGACCAACGTGCCAACAGCTGAGGAAACCCAAGACAGCAACGCCTTCACATGGGTTGTCGTTCTCTTGGTGGTCGGCACCATAGTTCCGATGGCTACCTGGTGGATCTTCTCCCGCTGA
- a CDS encoding FAD-dependent oxidoreductase translates to MTLNIDAVDVLVWGGGTGGVAAALQAARGGASTLLLTPGAWLGGMVSAAGVCCPDGNELTPWQTGLWGAFLRELERREPEGLDHNWVSCFGYRPTTAECVLQDWVRSEPRLQWWSGCSLKEVERQGARIHAVQVAVENHLQRIACQVVIDGSDRGDLLPLAGAAYRFGWEAQEQWDEPSAPTLQRLQSDPFFINQPVQSPTWVVMGQLQSDPLAWPDQGFTAGHSSGRLPAPFELACSAFGLTKTLTYGRLPSGLVMLNWPLHGNDWHQDLGRAYASDAQAEASLFRDMQDHSLQFAAALKDATDGRLSLAHAFPSESGCPSPWLAPMPYWREGRRMVGQSTVIEQHLLPQDSQRMVAMPPADDSGTLQTIAIGNYANDHHYPGEDWPLAPKSCRWGGRWTGTPFSIPYGALVSADIDNLLAADKAFSTSHMANGATRLQPLILNVGQAAGMAAALAVETATQPSALSVRDLQMRLINDAHAPSAAVPLWDTPWHHSQWRQRQIRALDSDALEPASAQTHRAGAVRQGWIHRDDQGGFRFEQTGLQALPLITLEPAVHARLEQIEASQSVTLHGVHNPWGPWLRVTSLD, encoded by the coding sequence ATGACCCTCAATATCGATGCGGTGGACGTGCTGGTGTGGGGAGGAGGGACTGGAGGCGTCGCTGCGGCACTCCAGGCAGCACGTGGAGGGGCATCCACCCTTCTATTAACCCCCGGCGCCTGGTTGGGGGGGATGGTCAGTGCCGCTGGTGTGTGTTGTCCGGATGGAAACGAACTCACGCCCTGGCAGACGGGACTTTGGGGAGCATTCCTTCGCGAGCTGGAACGCCGTGAACCGGAAGGTCTTGATCACAACTGGGTGAGTTGCTTCGGCTACCGACCGACGACCGCTGAATGCGTTCTGCAGGATTGGGTGCGCAGTGAACCACGCCTGCAGTGGTGGTCTGGTTGTTCGTTGAAGGAGGTGGAGCGCCAGGGAGCACGAATTCATGCGGTTCAGGTGGCTGTTGAGAACCACCTCCAACGGATTGCTTGTCAGGTTGTGATCGATGGCAGTGATCGCGGTGATCTCCTGCCTCTGGCGGGTGCGGCCTATCGCTTCGGCTGGGAAGCCCAGGAGCAGTGGGACGAACCCAGCGCGCCAACACTGCAGAGACTGCAATCAGACCCTTTCTTCATCAACCAGCCCGTTCAGTCGCCCACCTGGGTGGTGATGGGGCAGCTTCAAAGCGACCCCTTGGCGTGGCCGGACCAAGGCTTCACCGCTGGTCACTCGTCTGGGCGATTGCCAGCTCCCTTTGAACTGGCCTGTTCAGCCTTTGGTTTGACCAAGACCCTGACCTACGGGCGTCTGCCCTCAGGGTTGGTGATGCTCAATTGGCCCTTGCATGGCAATGACTGGCATCAGGATCTGGGCCGTGCCTATGCCAGTGATGCACAGGCTGAGGCGTCATTGTTCCGCGACATGCAGGACCACAGTCTTCAGTTCGCCGCAGCTCTGAAAGACGCCACTGACGGTCGACTGTCGTTGGCGCATGCCTTTCCGAGCGAATCTGGTTGTCCCTCTCCCTGGTTGGCTCCGATGCCCTACTGGCGTGAGGGCCGGCGCATGGTGGGCCAAAGCACGGTGATCGAACAGCACCTGCTACCGCAGGACAGCCAACGCATGGTTGCGATGCCACCCGCGGATGATTCGGGGACGCTGCAAACCATTGCCATCGGGAATTACGCCAATGATCACCACTATCCAGGAGAGGACTGGCCATTGGCTCCCAAAAGTTGTCGATGGGGCGGCCGCTGGACCGGGACACCTTTTTCCATTCCCTATGGCGCTCTCGTGAGTGCAGACATCGACAATCTGCTTGCAGCAGACAAGGCCTTCAGCACCAGCCATATGGCCAATGGTGCAACGCGACTGCAACCATTGATTTTGAATGTCGGTCAAGCTGCAGGCATGGCAGCAGCTCTCGCCGTAGAGACGGCGACTCAGCCATCGGCGTTGTCTGTCCGCGATCTGCAGATGCGCCTGATCAACGATGCCCATGCTCCTTCAGCTGCAGTTCCTCTCTGGGACACGCCTTGGCATCACTCGCAATGGCGTCAACGCCAGATTCGAGCGCTGGACTCCGATGCGCTTGAGCCAGCATCAGCTCAAACCCATCGCGCGGGTGCCGTCAGGCAAGGGTGGATCCACCGGGATGATCAGGGTGGTTTCCGGTTTGAGCAGACGGGGCTGCAAGCCCTTCCCTTGATCACCCTTGAGCCGGCTGTTCACGCCAGACTCGAGCAGATCGAAGCATCGCAGTCAGTGACGCTTCACGGTGTCCATAACCCCTGGGGACCCTGGCTTCGGGTCACCAGCCTTGACTGA
- the pxcA gene encoding proton extrusion protein PcxA — translation MAGRNWLDTFGKAKALNANADLDRGYEAALLIQSLELEYYGDRPIRPDLELSVPSSVQATVLRKFRAAINVARSSLDKLEYQRAQFDPQELRQLQLIESVVNRYNPRRASNAPTISRSPDPLPRSLLGIFDTLRRQLNPAAEATLVAGFRRRRDSTLISLKVLLLLILVPLLVQQVSRTYIISPAVDHFAPDLPFLSYPKPQLEEQAVEKLRVYKAEIEFDALLRGDSIPSQDELQQKLAVKAAELKEEADSESTHAIKNVLADLAATIAFVVVCILSREELRVLRGFFDEAVYGLSDSAKAFAIILFTDIFVGFHSPEGWTVLLDGIANHFGFPARENFILLFIATFPVILATIFKYWIFRYLNRVSPSSVATLRGMNGGG, via the coding sequence ATGGCAGGACGCAACTGGCTTGACACCTTCGGCAAGGCGAAAGCCCTGAATGCCAATGCTGATCTTGATCGCGGCTATGAAGCTGCGCTGTTGATCCAGAGTCTTGAGCTCGAGTATTACGGCGACCGCCCGATCCGGCCTGATCTCGAGCTCTCCGTCCCGAGCTCTGTTCAGGCCACAGTTTTACGCAAATTCAGAGCTGCGATCAACGTCGCTCGCTCATCCCTCGACAAGCTCGAATATCAACGTGCCCAGTTCGATCCCCAGGAGCTGAGGCAGCTGCAGCTGATTGAAAGCGTCGTCAACCGCTATAACCCCCGCCGAGCCAGTAACGCGCCCACGATCAGCCGGTCGCCGGATCCACTGCCAAGGTCTCTTCTTGGCATTTTTGACACTCTGCGTCGTCAACTGAACCCTGCAGCAGAAGCAACGTTGGTCGCTGGCTTCCGCCGAAGGAGGGATTCGACGCTGATTTCATTGAAGGTGCTGCTGCTGTTGATCCTCGTGCCCCTGCTGGTTCAGCAGGTCAGCCGCACCTACATCATCAGTCCTGCTGTTGATCATTTTGCTCCTGATCTTCCCTTTCTGAGTTACCCCAAACCCCAGCTTGAAGAACAAGCTGTCGAAAAACTGAGGGTTTACAAGGCAGAAATCGAATTTGATGCACTGCTCCGAGGAGACTCGATTCCAAGCCAGGATGAGCTCCAGCAGAAGTTGGCCGTCAAAGCCGCAGAACTGAAAGAAGAAGCTGATTCGGAAAGCACCCATGCAATCAAGAATGTGCTGGCGGATTTGGCTGCCACCATCGCCTTTGTCGTGGTTTGCATCTTGAGCAGGGAAGAATTACGCGTTCTGCGCGGATTCTTTGATGAAGCTGTTTATGGCTTAAGCGATTCGGCCAAAGCTTTCGCGATCATCCTTTTCACAGATATTTTTGTTGGTTTTCACAGCCCCGAAGGCTGGACTGTTCTGCTCGACGGTATTGCCAACCATTTTGGATTCCCCGCTCGTGAGAATTTCATCTTGCTCTTTATCGCCACGTTCCCAGTGATCCTGGCGACCATCTTCAAATACTGGATTTTCCGCTACCTCAACCGCGTGAGCCCATCCTCCGTAGCCACGTTGCGTGGCATGAATGGTGGTGGTTGA
- a CDS encoding tRNA (cytidine(34)-2'-O)-methyltransferase, translated as MTDQITPPLRVALFEPRIPPNTGNIARTCAAFGLPLSLIEPLGFSIDDRQLKRAGLDYWPHVDLSVHSNFEQFRSDLTQPSRLIGCSRRGGEPLQHMTFHEGDVLLFGREDTGLPDPIRDQCEKILTIPMPCSAAEDGQGGVRSLNLSVACAIVCFQAGVRLQLW; from the coding sequence ATGACCGATCAAATCACTCCTCCCCTCAGGGTGGCTCTGTTTGAACCGCGCATTCCACCCAACACCGGGAACATCGCCCGAACCTGTGCTGCCTTCGGGCTTCCCCTTTCCCTGATTGAACCACTTGGCTTCTCGATCGATGACCGCCAGCTCAAACGGGCAGGACTCGATTACTGGCCGCACGTGGATCTCTCCGTGCATTCGAATTTCGAGCAATTCCGCTCTGACCTGACTCAGCCGTCAAGGCTGATCGGATGCAGCCGACGCGGTGGTGAACCTTTGCAGCACATGACCTTTCACGAGGGCGACGTGCTCCTGTTCGGCAGGGAAGACACAGGTCTCCCAGATCCAATCCGAGACCAATGTGAGAAAATACTTACGATTCCGATGCCTTGCAGTGCCGCGGAGGATGGCCAAGGCGGTGTCCGCAGCCTGAACCTTTCCGTAGCGTGCGCGATCGTCTGTTTTCAGGCGGGTGTGCGCCTCCAGCTGTGGTGA
- the cobU gene encoding bifunctional adenosylcobinamide kinase/adenosylcobinamide-phosphate guanylyltransferase: MVVVDLVPGLVLVTGPSRSGKSRWAEHLVEQQPEVTYIATSAPRPNDARWQQRIARHQQRRPEHWSVVECGADLSGAMHSIPPNQTLLIDALGGFTASHLDLDSDQWLTVIDTLLRALSERSQPVVIVIEETGWGVVPATAIGGTFRDRQGELAQVLERHADASWLVVQGRAVDLHSVGVAVPQ, translated from the coding sequence ATGGTGGTGGTTGATCTGGTTCCTGGTTTGGTCCTGGTCACCGGTCCCAGTCGCAGTGGCAAGAGCCGCTGGGCTGAACATCTCGTTGAACAACAACCCGAGGTGACCTACATCGCCACCTCGGCACCACGGCCCAACGACGCGCGTTGGCAACAACGCATCGCTCGCCATCAGCAGCGACGTCCCGAACACTGGAGCGTTGTGGAGTGTGGAGCGGATCTGTCTGGTGCAATGCACTCAATCCCCCCAAACCAGACCCTGCTGATCGATGCCCTGGGCGGCTTCACGGCCTCCCATCTCGACCTCGATTCTGATCAGTGGCTCACCGTGATCGACACCCTGCTGCGAGCCTTATCGGAGCGCTCGCAACCTGTCGTGATCGTGATTGAGGAAACGGGATGGGGCGTGGTTCCAGCGACAGCGATCGGCGGTACATTCCGTGACCGTCAAGGAGAGCTGGCTCAAGTGCTCGAACGTCATGCCGATGCCAGCTGGCTTGTTGTACAGGGACGTGCAGTTGACCTGCATTCCGTCGGAGTCGCTGTTCCTCAATGA